The following is a genomic window from Phalacrocorax carbo chromosome 19, bPhaCar2.1, whole genome shotgun sequence.
ataaatcacctcaaacacagctaattcccttagatactggatgcctttctccatagttgtccattttcctgggtgatatgtaacaacatctttgaagggatacctttctttcagaGTGAACGACTTGTGcatgggggcaactgatactggtacgagtttattttctgaaccatttccagtacttgttgtgggggtttgagtggctgcattgcctgtcgtcagggctggagtgactacagtgccagtcagTTTGCATTTCAAgccagagaccttctcttccccttgggggcactgaatactgttgagcagggctcggtatgcatgggccaggccccagcacattgcagttatctgtgtctctctggagttcccagcataacaacatactttctccaaatattctactagttttttaggattctgcacttgttcgggggtgaaactccaaaacactgggggtgcccactgccctaggtatttgcccatgctatcccacatgccctgccactcataactgtcaagccttggggcagatttctgggtgatattcttgagttgcttagtcaaaaccaaaacaacatgcccaaaaactaacagtaagtgcaccttaaccacccaaggatgttcaagatacaaaaaggttgttgtaatagaggcgagacatcatagaacaaagttgcaaaggtactattctgtatttcctccatataaaatctctcagaggaggaggtataattgctaattgcctcaacaaggtggtatctaaagtacagtaacggtttcagcaaaaaccccaaataccagataaagctgaaaacgaatgtttgtataacaaatctcttaggcaaaacgctactaatcacagcagaacacagcagactaaacaaaccaacatcaatctttaacaccaactgcaaaaaggacaacgtggtgctgtgaccagcagctgttatctccaacccttgagccccacgttgggcaccaaaaagactgtcgtggtttagccggcagctcagccccacacagttgaTTGCTCACTCCCtcaccggtagatgggggagagaatcagaagggtaacgctcgtgggttgggataagaacagtttaataatgaaaattaaaagaaacaacaacagaaatgcaatgtaaaggagaacaacgagaggcgtgaagccctgggggaggggggaagggaggggagaggggaacaaacagctgaaaccagccgcccgccgacccaacGCCACGCTGCTCCCGAGCCGCGcgctacccccccccccccccccaatatactggtcatggtgtcacatggtatggaatgaacctgccattggccagtcggggtcagccgcccccaccatggccctgcccctcccagcccccccccccccccccccgccaggcGGCAGAGCTCAGGAAGCTGGAgaggtagctgacccccacagtgaggagaattaaccccttctcagccaaaaccagcacacacacacacacactctccctCTGGCTCAGGCTCCCAGGCTCCTCAGGCATCATCTAAAGGGCCCTCAGGAAAAGCAGGTGGCAGAAGCATGTTACATACAGCCTACAGGCATGCATCTTCTAATAGACAGTCTTTAAAATGCCTAAGAGAAATGCACGAGTCCTCAGAAAAGGTACCAAATGCTCTCAATCATTTCTTATGGAGATCCTGTCTTAGAGTGGAGCACAGCTTCTGATCTGGTCCCTCCTGATTTTGCCATGTTTCCACACTTCCTGAACACTTTTAGATTTACAACTGTGGAGAACACTCAATGTCAGCTGTAGAGCactttttcagactgaaaaccAGACATTTAGGAACacattaatttgtatttattcacTCAAAACTCCTCAAATCTTGCTATTTCTgcagtataaaagaaaaatctttacttaCAAATCAAGTTATAACAAGCAGAACCACAAGTGGATAGctacaatataaaaatatgcagtaTTTCCAGACACTGCCTACAACTGAACATTAGGATCTTAAATATTCTTCCCCTAAAATTCCAAGTATCGAATAGATATTTCTGTAAGGTTCACGTCACTCAGCCAAGAATCATCCTAGAAGTCAGTCCAGTCCTTCTGTAGAAATGTGGGAGCCTTCTGATACACAGACCACAGCCCACAAGATCTGGAACGAGGGCTAGAAACAATCTTAGCTACACAGCTTGTACAGGTCATGACAAGGTACTATACAAGGAAGGTAGTTTTCCTGCATGCGCTGGTGCAAGCAGGCAAGGAGAGACTGAACTCAACAGCAGGAAGACTACAACACAATGCTTCCCAGCTGAATACTAACAcctaagaggaagaaaaacatgtttcatgtatttaaaaatgtaaataatataaCCAATATTCAGGGCATTCTTTACTAATTTTATGTGGTCCTTTCAAAACTCACAAGATCAAGACAGTCTCAGACAATTCCATGACAATATCTCCTGTCATCTCTAAACAATGTAGTTACACATTTAtttggggtggaggggaaaTCAGAACTTACTTCTTACACACCACGCCCCATCCTCTCATCATTTATGGaaagccacaaaaataaaagttgacTGTTCTTTCACACTAACAAATACACATTCAAActcctcccccaaaaaaggaaGCTTCTCACACAATGATAGTTTTCTCCAATGATTTGCACCCTTGAAGTCTTCAGACACAATCCAAAGAAAGCATTAGCCATCTTGCTGCTGAATGAAAGGGTTTGGAATAGCTTCCATTCCATCCTGTGGACAAATAAGAACCACAGAAGTCCCTCTGCAGACCACAAGTCCCAGCTGACGCGTGTCTTCTGTTAATTTGTATTGATCATCTGGATCTGAAAGCAGAGATCCACATTTACAATAGCAacataaggaaaagaaaccaattTCCATCAACCTCAAAAGGCACAgacatagaattttttttctaggcatCTCTACATTGTTTTATTGAACACATGGACTATAAAATTATCAGCAGCAATATCTGATTTAGTCAAAACATTACTGATTTACTAATTTTCAAAGTAGCACATGCCACAGTGAGCAATAAAGAACTTCGCTTTGTATGCAAAGCAGAGCACGTATCTTTTAAAGAACTCCAAGGCCCCTTCATTCATCTAACCAAAAGCGTATATACAAGTGATTAAAAAAGCTGCTGATCCCATTTCAAATGCCATTATAGACAAACATTTTAGGATCAATACAAATCAGAAAAAGACCCTGACTTCAGAATGCACTAAGTACAGAATGCACTGGTCCATTCCCAGACCAAGCCAAACGAGGCTGTGGATGGGGACATACAAAACACTTAACAGCCAATTCCACCCTTCTCGAGATGTCAATATATTCGATAAAAATGCGCTACACTCGCTTTTTAAAACTCCCTTCTAAGAGCAAAATTAGAGCTTCAGGTGCTTCCTTGTAAGCAGGCAAGAGAACGTTCTTCAAAAACAGTCCTATCATATaataaattttgtttcagagagGAGAAATGGAAATAGGAATATTTATCCTTGGGTGgggagaagaaacaaataataaGAAAACACCCTACAATTCTATTAGCTCTAAGAAGGTACAGAAGGCTTTAGTTCCACAGAAATGCAAAGACTTTATTTACAGTAGACTTTAAGACAGCAAGTTACTACTTCTTGCTGAgatgcttttcctgctttgagCAAACTGCAACTCTCCAGCAGTACAAAcaaaggcaaaggcaaaggCAACTGCCTTACCTGAAGGGAGACGCACTACTTTATTCAAGCTTCAGAGAACAAGAGCACCAAATGAGTTATAGAGGAGCTCCAAGAAGGTTGAATGATCTACCACAGGGAATGTGCTTGATCTAGCTTCTGTTATCACTTTCTTTACAACTTAGTTATCACAAACGTGTCTCAGTTCTGATGATATCAACCTGCACTTTCTGGTTATTCACTCACAGAGCTATAAGACTCTGCTAAGAAAATTATTCAGGGTCGAGGGGAGCTTTACACAGATAGTATATTACTTACCTCGCATATATTCAATGGTACCATCAAGCACAAGGTTCAGAAGAGGGTCAAATCCTTTCAAGACACCACTTGCTATTGAAGACAACACACAAAACAATGATTAGAGACCAAAACAAGGTATACGGCAACACAAGACTGCATCGAGGACACAGTTCTCCAGCTCTGTTCCCTCTGTCCAGCAAGACTATCAAGCAAATGAGACCAGAGATATTACACAGTGCCCTCTTTATCAAAGTGCAAATGCACAAGCATCCAGTTTGTGTTATGCCAACTGAAATGTACAGGTTTTCAACCAGTTCCTCAAAATGTTCTTCAAGACACTAACATTTTCGTTGAGGCAAGACTGtaatattttgaagtgttttcctCAGAAAACCAGTCTTCCAGGTGCCCTCCTGGAACAAAATCTCTTTAGCATAAGCACTGCCTTCACAGGAATGCACTGCAGACAGACAAACACTTCGTCATAAACCAGAACACAATTCCACAAGACAGGTAGCAAAAATAGACAAATAGACAGCAAGACTACACAGAATGATGTCCCAGTTTGAAAAATACTTGTTGATTACCAGTGTTACTATAATTGCTAACAGCCCAAATCATAGAAGACACTCTTACAATCTAGATGTTATAGGAAGATCATAAAGGAACTTGGCGTGAATTTTTTGAGAAGAGAATATAAACCGATAGATTCAATAGAACTATCAACTGCCCCAAagctactaaaaaaaaaccaaaacaacaaaataaaaacctgcaaacaaaacccagatttATCAGTAAAGAGCCCAAGTAACTTCCAAAACCTAGTAAGCATCAGCCCCAGTGGAGTTTGCTTTAGCAAAAGCTTCTGCCGTGTATCTCCCACACAGAATGCTGTTAGCTTTCAAACAAGCGGTCTGCAGGTGGCTCCATCAGCTGCATGAGGACAGAGAGCCGTAGATAACGACAAGGCAGCAAGGGGGGAAAACAAGGACACAAGAGCCTCGAAAGTGATTAAAAGACAGGGGGAAATATATTGAAACAATCTGAGTTCCAGGCACATTTAGCATGTTAAGGGATGGGAGGTGTATTGATCGTAACACCCATAAACgtttctctgctgcttcaaGTGCATGCTTGCAAtgtgaaaaaaagccaaaagagaCAAGACAGGTGAAGAcaactgtaaaatgtgttcatctgattcgtgtcaatatggaacaatgctagagtcacacggtgaagtgtgaccctctagcatttgaccgttctgtttgtgcttgtgtaaccgagaggccgttcagtgttcaattgaattgttaactgtcttaatggttgggatgttgattgacaatttgtgtagttaattgttaagaaagaattttagttaggagtagaaactaacacctgagaattttaacaagataataaataatgcttaggccagacaagacggcattagcaatgaatgcttcatTGTCAACaggcctcctaaaaggatacaactcagtaacttcaaggactaacagtggaaacatcttgctacaaaggagagaaagaagataagggaaggccacaaatcagccagcagtgataacagggaacttcttggctcaggaggcgctgaagcatgaaaactgggggaaaggtaattccggcagggggagattgcgaccaccgacccaattcaggaccaaaaagacttgcccccccacacctgtaaagagcatgcgtgctcatctacatggcaagcgtggctaatttaaatacggctgaccaacggcaagtggaatgcttatcactgaccaaagagtgtaaacttaggcgtgtttttactaattgttattaattaagtaactgaatataaaccctgtagtatcgtatgacggtatgcacgttaggcggaaggatcccccgtgcatccagcgctgcttgcttgtctctattcaataaattgtatactttgattaaaattcctttgaaggctaaattaatcataacaatTGGGGGCTTGTCCGGGATGGTCttggttcctgaattctgacttgatctAGGAGGGGCGCCCCACCATTCGGTGGCTCCTGGTCAGGTTGGGTCAGGGCTAACGCCATCCTGAACCCGAACAGGGACaagcaaggaatttaatttttataagctcccttgccggctgcagcagtttgttttgcccgtAATTCTGCGCGCGAAGATCCAAACGAAGAC
Proteins encoded in this region:
- the LOC135316276 gene encoding U6 snRNA-associated Sm-like protein LSm7 isoform X2; this encodes MRLSEDKEKKKKESILDLSKYIDKTIRVKFQGGREASGVLKGFDPLLNLVLDGTIEYMRDPDDQYKLTEDTRQLGLVVCRGTSVVLICPQDGMEAIPNPFIQQQDG
- the LOC135316276 gene encoding U6 snRNA-associated Sm-like protein LSm7 isoform X1; this translates as MASVGGGGAGAGKMVDKEKKKKESILDLSKYIDKTIRVKFQGGREASGVLKGFDPLLNLVLDGTIEYMRDPDDQYKLTEDTRQLGLVVCRGTSVVLICPQDGMEAIPNPFIQQQDG